In Aegilops tauschii subsp. strangulata cultivar AL8/78 chromosome 3, Aet v6.0, whole genome shotgun sequence, one genomic interval encodes:
- the LOC109739270 gene encoding uncharacterized protein: MPYCPTGPTRPCFGSSLSAFPLRSSPLLSPDSVLASHLPVVSSISWRPNPRSPIMLQEFVDNVIAVIKESVKTFTYETLNNIARLINGISALLLTLLPGKANILEGVSGWELRPAFRGPRLPRWMESGVSSFNEFIHELSADSESESIAGSVPGDDDNEEFVCPPSPLSQSSRLSHTSSFGRHDRRLRRPIKYAVSWIIWPVKIFLSLLLVLFNAVKYRISRATAKTPESPYLSRSISAKKPIHMKDQVLQRTTDRRRGVVEDVHLAVEIFIESVFDVVHKGAHYVLSPSEVWQKLFWWIHGNRVGNSSPAVDVPTANIGSDNPVPTERKTVYRHALNTDSRTCEDVITELGYPFQAIKVVTSDGYVLLLERIPRRDSRKVVLLQHGVLDSSMGWVSNGVVGSPAFAAYDQGYDVFLGNLRGLVSREHMDKNLSSSKYWKYSVNEHGTKDMPAIIEEIHKIKTSELGSSQNLIGEEMEDQNDDIKNSEIQTSEEDVTKNQPYKLCAVCHSLGGAVMLMYVVTSRIAQKPHRLSRLVLLSPAGFHEDSNVVFSLVEKIILFVGPVLAPLVPGLYIPTRFFRMLLNKLARDFHNYPALGGLVQTLMGYVVGGDSSNWVGVLGLPHYNMDDMPGVSFHVVLHLAQIKRAKRFQMYDYGSTAANMEAYGTPKPLDLGAHYSLIDIPMDLVAGQRDRVISPTMVKKHYKLMRKAGVEVSYNEFEYAHLDFTFSHREELLSYVMSRLALAADAGKGRIKQTTVRLRKPKRVQSEIEKDRAMEYRGADEEIPGEPNGHRK, translated from the exons ATGCCCTACTGTCCGACCGGTCCCACCCGACCTTGTTTTGGTTCTTCTCTCAGCGCCTTTCCTCTTCgttcctctcctctcctctccccgGACTCCGTCCTTGCATCGCACCTCCCCGTGGTCTCCAGCATAAGCTGGCGCCCTAATCCGCGATCACCGATAATGCTGCAGGAGTTCGTCGACAACGTCATCGCCGTCATCAAAGA gTCTGTGAAGACATTCACATATGAGACGTTGAACAACATTGCGAGATTGATAAATGGAATATCAGCACTCTTGTTGACACTGTTACCTGGAAAAGCCAACATTTTGGAAGGGGTCAGTGGCTGGGAACTTAGGCCAGCATTTCGCGGGCCACGTCTTCCTCGTTGGATGGAAAG TGGGGTCTCTTCATTTAACGAGTTCATTCACGAACTTTCTGCCGATTCGGAGTCTGAATCAATTGCTGGCTCTGTCCCTGGGGATGATGACAATGAAGAGTTTGTCTGCCCTCCTTCTCCGTTGTCCCAAAGTTCACGATTGTCACACACAAGCAGCTTTGGTAGACATGACCGTCGATTGAGAAGGCCTATCAAATATGCAGTTTCCTGGATTATTTGGCCTGTGAAAATTTTCCTTTCTTTGCTGCTCGTCTTGTTCAATGCTGTCAAATATCGGATATCAAGGGCAACTGCTAAAACCCCAGAAAGTCCTTATTTATCGAGGAGCATATCTGCGAAAAAACCAATTCACATGAAGGATCAAGTCCTACAACGAACGACTGATAGAAGGCGCGGAGTTGTCGAG GATGTTCATTTGGCAGTTGAGATATTCATTGAATCAGTTTTTGACGTTGTTCATAAAGGAGCACATTATGTTCTTTCTCCTTCTGAGGTGTGGCAGAAGTTATTTTGGTGGATTCATGGAAACAGGGTTGGTAACAGTAGTCCTGCTGTTGATGTGCCAACAGCTAACATTGGCAGTGATAATCCAGTTCCAACTGAAAGGAAGACCGTATATCGTCATGCATTGAACACAGATTCTCGGACATGTGAAGATGTTATAACTGAACTTGG GTATCCTTTTCAGGCTATAAAGGTGGTTACTTCAGATGGATATGTTCTGCTGCTGGAGAGAATCCCCAG GCGTGATTCACGGAAGGTTGTGTTGTTGCAACATGGAGTACTGGACTCATCTATGGG TTGGGTATCGAATGGTGTTGTTGGCTCACCTGCATTTGCAGCTTATGATCAAG GTTATGATGTTTTTCTTGGAAATCTCCGTGGTTTGGTTTCAAGAGAGCATATGGATAAAAATCTTTCTTCCTCCAA GTACTGGAAATATTCTGTCAATGAGCATGGAACCAAAGATATGCCAGCAATAATCGAGGAAATTCACAAGATTAAAACTTCAGAACTTGGCAGCAGTCAGAATCTTATTGGGGAGGAAATGGAAGATCAAAATGATGACATAAAGAATTCGGAAATACAGACTTCAGAGGAAGACGTGACAAAAAATCAGCCTTATAAGCTCTGTGCTGTCTGCCACAGCCTGGGTGGTGCAGTTATGTTGATGTATGTGGTGACATCAAGGATTGCGCAGAAGCCCCACAGGTTGTCAAGATTGGTCTTGCTATCTCCTGCCGGTTTTCACGAGGATTCAAATGTGGTGTTCAGCTTGGTGGAGAAGATCATCCTGTTTGTTGGTCCAGTACTTGCTCCACTTGTGCCTGGGCTGTACATACCAACTCGATTCTTCAGGATGCTTCTGAACAAATTAGCTAGGGATTTCCACAACTATCCAGCTTTGGGTGGTCTCGTCCAAACCCTTATGGGGTACGTTGTTGGTGGTGACAGTTCAAATTGGGTGGGAGTACTTGGGTTGCCTCACTACAACATGGATGACATGCCCGGTGTATCGTTTCATGTTGTACTCCATCTTGCACAGATAAAGAGGGCGAAGAGGTTCCAAATGTATGACTATGGAAGTACCGCGGCAAACATGGAAGCGTATGGAACACCAAAACCATTGGACCTGGGAGCTCACTACAGTCTTATTGACATCCCCATGGACCTGGTTGCTGGGCAAAGAGACAGAGTAATCTCACCAACCATGGTGAAGAAGCACTACAAGTTGATGCGGAAGGCTGGTGTTGAAGTCTCCTATAATGAATTCGAGTATGCTCATTTGGATTTCACATTTTCACACAGGGAAGAGCTTTTGTCCTATGTTATGTCCCGCCTGGCCTTAGCAGCTGACGCAGGTAAAGGCCGCATCAAGCAGACCACTGTGCGACTAAGGAAGCCGAAGAGAGTTCAGTCAGAAATCGAGAAGGATCGTGCCATGGAGTATAGAGGCGCAGATGAAGAGATACCTGGTGAACCAAATGGGCATCGCAAGTGA